One window of the Pedobacter ginsengisoli genome contains the following:
- a CDS encoding aspartate aminotransferase family protein — MLTQRQLFLQHNAQTTLEPLLLEFNKASGMYLYDTDGKKYLDLIAGIGVSNVGHCHPAVVEAVKTQAENYMHIMVYGEFVQNPQVNFAKALADVLPPNLNCTYFVNSGAEAVEGAMKLAKRYTHRTEIISCDNSYHGSTQGALSLMGNEEFKQAYRPLLPHIKFIEYNSLPDLDLITTKTAAVFIETIQGEAGIRIADKAYFKALRDKCTSTGTLLVLDEIQCGFGRTGKLFGFEHFNIVPDILLLAKGIGGGMPIGAFVSSNEIMMSLATNPILGHITTFGGHPVSCAAGLATLQTIVQENIVNGVTEKGELFKKLLVHPAIKEVRGKGLMIAIEFENFETNKKIIDACIADGIISDWFLHCSNSMRIAPHLL, encoded by the coding sequence ATGCTTACACAACGTCAGTTATTTCTACAACACAACGCCCAAACAACACTTGAACCGCTTCTTTTAGAATTTAATAAAGCCAGTGGAATGTATCTTTATGATACTGATGGCAAAAAATACCTCGACTTAATTGCAGGAATTGGCGTAAGTAATGTTGGCCACTGTCATCCTGCCGTTGTTGAAGCTGTAAAAACGCAGGCAGAAAATTATATGCACATTATGGTCTATGGTGAGTTTGTTCAAAACCCACAGGTCAATTTTGCCAAAGCCCTTGCTGATGTTCTTCCTCCCAATTTAAACTGCACTTATTTTGTAAATTCCGGAGCCGAAGCAGTTGAAGGCGCAATGAAGCTTGCAAAACGTTATACCCATCGTACAGAAATCATATCCTGCGACAACTCTTATCATGGCAGTACCCAGGGAGCTTTAAGTTTAATGGGTAATGAGGAATTTAAGCAAGCTTATCGCCCATTATTACCACATATTAAATTTATTGAATACAACTCACTGCCTGATCTTGATCTTATCACTACAAAAACCGCAGCGGTATTTATTGAAACCATACAAGGTGAAGCCGGAATTAGAATTGCTGACAAAGCTTATTTTAAAGCCCTCAGAGATAAATGCACCAGCACGGGTACCTTATTAGTGCTTGATGAAATACAATGCGGTTTTGGACGTACAGGAAAACTATTTGGATTTGAGCATTTCAACATTGTACCTGATATTCTTTTACTGGCTAAAGGTATTGGTGGTGGTATGCCTATCGGTGCTTTTGTAAGCTCAAATGAAATCATGATGTCATTAGCAACCAATCCTATACTGGGTCATATCACAACTTTTGGTGGTCATCCCGTTAGTTGCGCTGCAGGCCTGGCAACATTACAAACAATTGTTCAGGAAAACATTGTTAACGGTGTAACCGAAAAAGGGGAACTCTTCAAAAAATTACTGGTACACCCTGCAATAAAGGAAGTACGCGGTAAAGGATTAATGATTGCCATTGAGTTTGAAAACTTTGAAACAAATAAAAAGATAATTGATGCATGCATTGCGGATGGCATAATAAGCGACTGGTTTTTACATTGCAGTAATTCTATGCGCATAGCCCCCCACTTATTATAA
- a CDS encoding RNA polymerase sigma factor, translated as MKQVEDSEILEKFSDVKTRNEAFNLLLNKYQQKIYWHIRRLVIDHDDADDLVQDVFIKIWKNLDSFRSDSQLYTWIYRIATNESITFLNKKKQRNNTPLDEVSDELTETLVASSYFNGDKVQLKLQQALLTLPEKQRLIFNMKYFDELKYEEIAEITGTSVGALKASFHIAVKKIEVFMLNDDITF; from the coding sequence ATGAAGCAGGTTGAAGATTCAGAGATTTTAGAGAAATTCTCAGATGTAAAAACTCGTAACGAAGCCTTTAACCTGCTTCTAAATAAATATCAACAAAAAATATACTGGCACATCCGACGTCTGGTTATCGATCATGACGATGCTGATGATCTGGTACAGGATGTTTTTATTAAGATTTGGAAAAATCTAGATTCCTTTCGTAGCGACTCACAGCTTTATACCTGGATCTACAGGATTGCCACTAATGAGTCCATCACCTTTCTAAATAAAAAGAAACAAAGAAATAATACACCTTTGGATGAGGTATCTGATGAACTAACGGAGACATTGGTAGCTTCTTCTTATTTTAATGGAGATAAAGTACAGCTAAAACTACAGCAGGCATTGCTAACTTTACCTGAGAAACAAAGACTTATATTTAATATGAAATATTTTGACGAACTTAAATATGAGGAAATTGCAGAGATCACCGGAACCAGTGTAGGCGCTTTAAAGGCCTCTTTTCACATAGCTGTGAAAAAAATTGAAGTTTTTATGCTAAATGATGACATTACCTTTTAA
- a CDS encoding transketolase family protein codes for MKKYTYTEKKDTRSGFGAGLLEAGKKNPEVVALCADLVGSLKMDAFIKEFPERFFQIGIAEANMIGIAAGLTIGGKIPFTGTFANFSTGRVYDQIRQSVAYSDKNVKICASHAGLTLGEDGATHQILEDIGLMKMLPGMTVINPCDYNQTKAATIAIAEHHGPVYLRFGRPVIPVFTDPDQKFEIGKAWMVNEGTDVTIIATGHMVWKAIEAGEKLAELGIDAEIINIHTIKPLDEEAVLKSVKKTGCVVTCEEHNKFGGLGESIARLLSTELPTPQEFVAVNDSFGESGTPDQLMTKYGLDAVNIVEAAQKVIKRAKK; via the coding sequence GTGAAAAAATATACATACACTGAAAAAAAAGATACCCGCTCTGGTTTTGGAGCTGGATTACTTGAAGCAGGTAAAAAAAACCCTGAAGTAGTTGCACTATGTGCAGACTTAGTGGGTTCTTTAAAAATGGATGCCTTTATTAAAGAATTCCCTGAACGCTTTTTCCAGATCGGTATTGCTGAAGCAAACATGATTGGTATTGCAGCTGGTTTAACTATTGGGGGCAAAATTCCTTTTACAGGAACTTTTGCTAACTTCTCAACAGGTAGAGTTTATGATCAGATCCGCCAGTCAGTGGCCTATTCTGATAAAAACGTAAAAATCTGCGCCTCACATGCTGGCTTAACGCTTGGAGAAGACGGTGCAACTCACCAAATCCTTGAAGATATAGGTTTAATGAAAATGCTTCCGGGCATGACCGTAATTAATCCTTGCGATTATAACCAAACTAAAGCTGCTACTATTGCAATAGCTGAGCATCATGGCCCGGTTTATCTTCGCTTTGGCCGTCCTGTAATCCCTGTTTTTACTGATCCGGATCAGAAATTCGAAATCGGTAAAGCATGGATGGTAAATGAAGGAACTGATGTTACCATTATTGCAACAGGCCACATGGTTTGGAAAGCAATAGAAGCTGGCGAGAAATTAGCAGAATTGGGAATTGATGCCGAAATCATTAATATCCATACAATTAAACCTTTGGATGAAGAAGCAGTTCTAAAATCTGTAAAGAAAACAGGATGTGTGGTTACCTGCGAAGAGCATAATAAATTTGGTGGATTAGGCGAAAGCATTGCCAGATTACTATCAACTGAACTTCCAACTCCTCAGGAATTTGTTGCAGTAAACGACAGCTTCGGAGAAAGCGGTACCCCTGATCAGTTAATGACTAAATACGGATTAGATGCAGTAAATATTGTTGAGGCGGCTCAAAAAGTAATTAAAAGAGCAAAAAAATAA